ATCACTCTTTGTAGTAACTAGTGTGTGTTATTCTCTTTCAGTCTCATCTTCCCGGGTGTGCGACTCTCCTCAGACGCCCAGTTCAGTGACTTCCTCGATGGGCTGGGCCCTGCCCAGCTGGTCGGGCGGCAGACATTGGCTACTCCACCTATGGGTAAGAACGtaaatcctttttctttttcagtacatttatTTGGTATTTTAGTATGCCTTTATGATTAATGGGTTAAAATCATGAGGaaaaagtgagttttttttccctcttatcTGTTCttaaacatttgaacattttactTGTTCAGGTGACATCCAGATAGGCATGGTGGATAAGAAAGGAGCATTGGAGGTAGAGGTCATCAGGGCCCGTGGCCTTGTGGGAAAACCAGGTTCCAAGGCACTGCCAGGTAATTCAAGCTCTGACGCCACCAATATTACTGGCAGTTGTCATAAATATTCATACATTTTGAGTAGTACAAGGTATAACTGtatttctcctctcctcagcaCCATATGTCAAGGTCTACCTTTTGGAAAATGGAGTCTGCATagccaaaaagaaaacaaaagtagcAAGAAAAACCTTGGATCCTCTTTACCAGCAGCAACTGCCGTTTGAGGAGAGTCCGGGAGGCAAGGTTTTACAGGTAAGATGGTGATTCTAAGTGAAAGCTCAGAGTCAAATTCACAGCTACAGCTTCTTTtcacagtacatatatatactgtatatgttttgagTAACGGTAAGTTATTTGATTTGTTCTCTGCAGGTCATTGTATGGGGCGACTATGGACGTATGGACCATAAATCATTCATGGGAGCAGTTCAGATACTGTTAGATGAGCTGGACCTGTCTAACATGGTGATTGGCTGGTTCAAGCTCTTTCCTCCTTCCTCACTGGTGGACCCTACTCTGGCCCCACTGACAAGAAGAGCTTCCCAATCCTCACTGGACAGTTTCTCTCGATCATAGCAGTGTGTGGACTGATAGCGTTGTTGTAGCAGCCAGTGTTGCGATT
The sequence above is a segment of the Solea solea chromosome 13, fSolSol10.1, whole genome shotgun sequence genome. Coding sequences within it:
- the rims2a gene encoding regulating synaptic membrane exocytosis protein 4 isoform X33, yielding MGRQGHDTSAPAAGMRIQRSQSKMSLSASFEALAVYFPCMNSFDEEDGEAGGKKLRSTIQRSTETGLAVEMRSRMTRQASRESTDGSMNSYSSEGNLIFPGVRLSSDAQFSDFLDGLGPAQLVGRQTLATPPMGDIQIGMVDKKGALEVEVIRARGLVGKPGSKALPAPYVKVYLLENGVCIAKKKTKVARKTLDPLYQQQLPFEESPGGKVLQVIVWGDYGRMDHKSFMGAVQILLDELDLSNMVIGWFKLFPPSSLVDPTLAPLTRRASQSSLDSFSRS